One genomic window of Branchiostoma floridae strain S238N-H82 chromosome 4, Bfl_VNyyK, whole genome shotgun sequence includes the following:
- the LOC118412901 gene encoding disintegrin and metalloproteinase domain-containing protein 12-like isoform X1 codes for MAAQKFLFSHKTLRFMLILAVSWTVKATDRDQLEWQSLQGRARQLGKLRHYQEVEAYRVGGRHRRDVNTLTQRGHVLQGVFKVKGFNMALTLDVRLNRNLFGKQYFEKYYLPDGTPVVERPSRQNHCHYHGTVRGEEGSTVALSTCNGLSGVVHLANQTFYIEPLQNSTEQHIMYRTTDINMPRRFCGQDSVPEPVEIDFATEKKRVENVRMRRQAMESRAETKYVELIMVADNMEYQKYESNRQAVLDRLQEAANIADSIYKTINMRVALMGIEVWTSGNPIDVTAVASETMYRFLDWRRDNLLPDNPDNDNAQLITGITFQGSTVGMAPLSSMCSSGRSGGVDEDHGIHAAAVASTMAHEMGHNLGMNHDTSDRGCACSASYQEGGCVMEPAAGSQPAAVFSSCSSTDLQNALLKGVGACLYNLPDPDQLYGGPVCGNGYLEEGEDCDCGTVDECTSPCCDPSTCTLHENATCAIGLCCEGCQLVSAGTLCRDDLGDCDLPEYCTGTSPHCPPNVFIQDGYDCLYEEGYCFNGACLTHEAQCKETWGEAGEVAEDVCYSLINTKGDVYGNCGKDENDQYIPCSEIDIKCGKLQCQGGTVYPIIGSNAATIESKIPWEGEMITCRGAYIDLGDDMPDPGLVLTGTKCGEGKICYNRQCQEMRIVDIGIKPCNCSGHGVCNEYNMCHCDQGYIPPTCNITLEDVCEVNPECQWCLDQYVPSSCPVVCNSNHHCHCDPGWAPPYCNITGHGGSVDSGPVQPTHRDKTLTIVLLVLFLFIFPATGISIFLCWFFRDKIRAKIQNYKGKKYKEPGTREGPSRPSVKFNNKRANITGPTYTIPTAPPNRPPPPRSSVPKQTKGQVTKGQVLQAPKSDTSWLRPSLHPVKPPGKNTGPPASCPPPPKGPVSRPPPPGQGSRPPPPSSKPPGQVSRPPPPSSKPPVQGSRPPQPAPPPPGQGSRPPQPAPPLPAASLPLAPKLPSTVIPPSSRPPPPRQAPPPKPAADKPQVPNKPGVPSRPVYLKATPDVAVSHPKKLANRWPPPSQDESMA; via the exons CGTGGTCATGTGTTACAAGGTGTCTTCAAGGTCAAAGGGTTCAACATGGCGCTAACGTTAGATGTCAGATTAAACAG GAACCTGTTTGGGAAGCAGTACTTTGAGAAATATTACCTGCCTGATGGCACACCTGTGGTAGAACGGCCCAGTCGACAG AACCACTGCCATTACCACGGTACAGTGCGCGGGGAGGAAGGGTCGACGGTGGCGCTCAGCACGTGTAACGGGCTCAG TGGGGTGGTCCACCTGGCTAACCAGACGTTCTACATCGAACCCCTGCAGAACTCAACAGAACAACATATCATGTACAGAACCACAGATATCAACATGCCCAGGAGATTCTGTG GACAGGACAGTGTGCCCGAACCAGTAGAAATTGACTTTGCTACAGAGAAAAAAAGAGTAGAGAACGTAAGG ATGCGGAGGCAGGCGATGGAGTCCAGGGCAGAGACCAAGTATGTGGAGCTCATCATGGTTGCAGACAACATGGAG TACCAGAAGTATGAGAGTAACAGGCAGGCAGTGCTGGACAGACTACAGGAAGCTGCTAACATCGCTGACTCG ATCTACAAGACCATCAACATGCGGGTGGCACTGATGGGTATTGAGGTGTGGACCAGTGGGAACCCCATCGACGTCACCGCTGTCGCCTCTGAAACCATGTACAGGTTCCTGGACTGGCGCCGGGACAACCTTCTGCCGGACAACCCTGACAACGACAACGCACAGCTCATCAC AGGCATCACCTTCCAGGGCAGCACAGTGGGCATGGCCCCCCTCTCCAGCATGTGTTCCTCCGGCAGGTCCGGGGGTGTGGATGAg GACCATGGGATCCATGCGGCAGCTGTGGCGTCCACGATGGCACATGAGATGGGTCACAACCTGGGCATGAACCACGACACGAGCGACCGCGGCTGCGCTTGTAGCGCCAGCTACCAGGAGGGGGGCTGTGTGATGGAACCTGCAGCAGG GTCCCAGCCGGCAGCAGTGTTCTCCTCCTGTAGCTCTACAGACCTGCAGAACGCCCTGCTGAAGGGCGTGGGAGCGTGCTTGTACAACCTGCCCGACCCTGACCAGCTGTACGGCGGTCCCGTGTGCGGGAACGGCTACCTGGAGGAGGGAGAGGATTGCGACTGCGGGACCGTGGAT GAGTGTACTAGCCCATGCTGTGACCCTAGCACCTGTACCCTACATGAGAACGCCACCTGTGCCATTGGGCTGTGCTGCGAGGGCTGTCAGCTGGTGTCAGCAGGAACCCTCTGTAGGGACGACCTTGGAGATTGTGACCTTCCCGAGTACTGCACAGGAACCTCCCCACAT TGTCCTCCCAACGTGTTCATACAGGATGGGTATGACTGTTTGTATGAGGAG gGTTACTGTTTCAATGGAGCCTGCCTGACCCACGAGGCACAGTGCAAGGAGACATGGGGGGAAG CTGGAGAGGTAGCAGAGGATGTGTGCTACAGTCTCATCAACACCAAAGGAGACGTGTACGGCAACTGTGGGAAGGATGAGAACGACCAGTATATTCCATGTTCTGAAAT TGACATCAAGTGTGGAAAGCTGCAGTGCCAGGGTGGGACAGTGTACCCCATCATTGGTTCTAATGCTGCCACCATCGAGAGTAAGATCCCATGGGAGGGGGAGATGATCACGTGCAGAGGTGCGTACATCGATCTCGGAGATGACATGCCCGATCCCGGACTGGTCCTGACTGGGACAAAATGTGGGGAAGGCAAG ATCTGTTACAACCGGCAATGCCAGGAAATGAGGATTGTGGACATCGGCATTAAACCCTGCAACTGTAGTGGCCATGGG GTGTGTAACGAGTACAATATGTGCCACTGTGACCAGGGGTACATTCCCCCCACCTGTAACATCACTCTGGAGgat GTCTGTGAGGTGAACCCAGAGTGTCAGTGGTGTCTGGACCAATATGTGCCGTCCTCCTGCCCTGTT GTATGCAACAGTAACCACCACTGTCACTGCGACCCTGGCTGGGCCCCGCCCTACTGTAACATCACCGGCCATGGCGGCAGTGTGGACAGCGGCCCAGTACAGCCTACTCACA GAGACAAGACTCTGACGATTGTGCTGCTGGTCCTGTTCCTCTTCATCTTCCCTGCCACTGGCATCAGCATCTTCCTCTGCTGGTTCTTCAGAGACAAGATCAGGGCCAAGATTCAAAACTACAAGGGCAAGAAGTACAA GGAACCGGGGACAAGAGAAGGCCCATCTCGTCCTAGTGTCAAATTTAACAACAAAAGGGCAAACATCACTGGGCCCACATACACCATACCCACTGCACCACCCAACAGGCCCCCTCCCCCAAGGTCTTCTGTGCCAAAACAGACCAAAGGTCAGGTCACAAAAGGTCAGGTTTTACAGGCCCCCAAGTCTGACACATCTTGGTTGAGACCGTCACTCCATCCTGTGAAACCGCCTGGCAAAAACACAGGGCCACCAGCCAGTTGCCCTCCACCACCTAAAGGTCCAGTGTCACGCCCCCCACCTCCAGGCCAGGGGTCACGACCCCCACCGCCATCTTCCAAACCTCCGGGTCAAGTGTCAAGACCTCCACCACCATCATCCAAGCCCCCAGTTCAAGGGTCACGACCTCCTCAGCCAGCTCCACCACCTCCAGGTCAAGGGTCACGACCTCCACAACCGGCTCCACCCCTACCAGCAGCGTCCTTGCCTCTAGCACCCAAACTCCCCTCCACTGTGATACCACCCAGCTCCAGGCCGCCCCCACCCAGGCAGGCTCCTCCCCCTAAACCAGCAGCAGACAAACCACAGGTACCAAATAAGCCAGGTGTGCCGTCCAGACCTGTCTACCTGAAGGCTACACCTGACGTAGCTGTCTCCCACCCAAAAAAGCTGGCCAACAGGTGGCCCCCGCCTTCTCAAGACGAATCAATGGCGTAA
- the LOC118412901 gene encoding disintegrin and metalloproteinase domain-containing protein 12-like isoform X2, whose protein sequence is MAAQKFLFSHKTLRFMLILAVSWTVKATDRDQLEWQSLQGRARQLGKLRHYQEVEAYRVGGRHRRDVNTLTQRGHVLQGVFKVKGFNMALTLDVRLNRNLFGKQYFEKYYLPDGTPVVERPSRQNHCHYHGTVRGEEGSTVALSTCNGLSGVVHLANQTFYIEPLQNSTEQHIMYRTTDINMPRRFCGQDSVPEPVEIDFATEKKRVENVRMRRQAMESRAETKYVELIMVADNMEYQKYESNRQAVLDRLQEAANIADSIYKTINMRVALMGIEVWTSGNPIDVTAVASETMYRFLDWRRDNLLPDNPDNDNAQLITGITFQGSTVGMAPLSSMCSSGRSGGVDEDHGIHAAAVASTMAHEMGHNLGMNHDTSDRGCACSASYQEGGCVMEPAAGSQPAAVFSSCSSTDLQNALLKGVGACLYNLPDPDQLYGGPVCGNGYLEEGEDCDCGTVDECTSPCCDPSTCTLHENATCAIGLCCEGCQLVSAGTLCRDDLGDCDLPEYCTGTSPHCPPNVFIQDGYDCLYEEGYCFNGACLTHEAQCKETWGEAGEVAEDVCYSLINTKGDVYGNCGKDENDQYIPCSEIDIKCGKLQCQGGTVYPIIGSNAATIESKIPWEGEMITCRGAYIDLGDDMPDPGLVLTGTKCGEGKICYNRQCQEMRIVDIGIKPCNCSGHGVCNSNHHCHCDPGWAPPYCNITGHGGSVDSGPVQPTHRDKTLTIVLLVLFLFIFPATGISIFLCWFFRDKIRAKIQNYKGKKYKEPGTREGPSRPSVKFNNKRANITGPTYTIPTAPPNRPPPPRSSVPKQTKGQVTKGQVLQAPKSDTSWLRPSLHPVKPPGKNTGPPASCPPPPKGPVSRPPPPGQGSRPPPPSSKPPGQVSRPPPPSSKPPVQGSRPPQPAPPPPGQGSRPPQPAPPLPAASLPLAPKLPSTVIPPSSRPPPPRQAPPPKPAADKPQVPNKPGVPSRPVYLKATPDVAVSHPKKLANRWPPPSQDESMA, encoded by the exons CGTGGTCATGTGTTACAAGGTGTCTTCAAGGTCAAAGGGTTCAACATGGCGCTAACGTTAGATGTCAGATTAAACAG GAACCTGTTTGGGAAGCAGTACTTTGAGAAATATTACCTGCCTGATGGCACACCTGTGGTAGAACGGCCCAGTCGACAG AACCACTGCCATTACCACGGTACAGTGCGCGGGGAGGAAGGGTCGACGGTGGCGCTCAGCACGTGTAACGGGCTCAG TGGGGTGGTCCACCTGGCTAACCAGACGTTCTACATCGAACCCCTGCAGAACTCAACAGAACAACATATCATGTACAGAACCACAGATATCAACATGCCCAGGAGATTCTGTG GACAGGACAGTGTGCCCGAACCAGTAGAAATTGACTTTGCTACAGAGAAAAAAAGAGTAGAGAACGTAAGG ATGCGGAGGCAGGCGATGGAGTCCAGGGCAGAGACCAAGTATGTGGAGCTCATCATGGTTGCAGACAACATGGAG TACCAGAAGTATGAGAGTAACAGGCAGGCAGTGCTGGACAGACTACAGGAAGCTGCTAACATCGCTGACTCG ATCTACAAGACCATCAACATGCGGGTGGCACTGATGGGTATTGAGGTGTGGACCAGTGGGAACCCCATCGACGTCACCGCTGTCGCCTCTGAAACCATGTACAGGTTCCTGGACTGGCGCCGGGACAACCTTCTGCCGGACAACCCTGACAACGACAACGCACAGCTCATCAC AGGCATCACCTTCCAGGGCAGCACAGTGGGCATGGCCCCCCTCTCCAGCATGTGTTCCTCCGGCAGGTCCGGGGGTGTGGATGAg GACCATGGGATCCATGCGGCAGCTGTGGCGTCCACGATGGCACATGAGATGGGTCACAACCTGGGCATGAACCACGACACGAGCGACCGCGGCTGCGCTTGTAGCGCCAGCTACCAGGAGGGGGGCTGTGTGATGGAACCTGCAGCAGG GTCCCAGCCGGCAGCAGTGTTCTCCTCCTGTAGCTCTACAGACCTGCAGAACGCCCTGCTGAAGGGCGTGGGAGCGTGCTTGTACAACCTGCCCGACCCTGACCAGCTGTACGGCGGTCCCGTGTGCGGGAACGGCTACCTGGAGGAGGGAGAGGATTGCGACTGCGGGACCGTGGAT GAGTGTACTAGCCCATGCTGTGACCCTAGCACCTGTACCCTACATGAGAACGCCACCTGTGCCATTGGGCTGTGCTGCGAGGGCTGTCAGCTGGTGTCAGCAGGAACCCTCTGTAGGGACGACCTTGGAGATTGTGACCTTCCCGAGTACTGCACAGGAACCTCCCCACAT TGTCCTCCCAACGTGTTCATACAGGATGGGTATGACTGTTTGTATGAGGAG gGTTACTGTTTCAATGGAGCCTGCCTGACCCACGAGGCACAGTGCAAGGAGACATGGGGGGAAG CTGGAGAGGTAGCAGAGGATGTGTGCTACAGTCTCATCAACACCAAAGGAGACGTGTACGGCAACTGTGGGAAGGATGAGAACGACCAGTATATTCCATGTTCTGAAAT TGACATCAAGTGTGGAAAGCTGCAGTGCCAGGGTGGGACAGTGTACCCCATCATTGGTTCTAATGCTGCCACCATCGAGAGTAAGATCCCATGGGAGGGGGAGATGATCACGTGCAGAGGTGCGTACATCGATCTCGGAGATGACATGCCCGATCCCGGACTGGTCCTGACTGGGACAAAATGTGGGGAAGGCAAG ATCTGTTACAACCGGCAATGCCAGGAAATGAGGATTGTGGACATCGGCATTAAACCCTGCAACTGTAGTGGCCATGGG GTATGCAACAGTAACCACCACTGTCACTGCGACCCTGGCTGGGCCCCGCCCTACTGTAACATCACCGGCCATGGCGGCAGTGTGGACAGCGGCCCAGTACAGCCTACTCACA GAGACAAGACTCTGACGATTGTGCTGCTGGTCCTGTTCCTCTTCATCTTCCCTGCCACTGGCATCAGCATCTTCCTCTGCTGGTTCTTCAGAGACAAGATCAGGGCCAAGATTCAAAACTACAAGGGCAAGAAGTACAA GGAACCGGGGACAAGAGAAGGCCCATCTCGTCCTAGTGTCAAATTTAACAACAAAAGGGCAAACATCACTGGGCCCACATACACCATACCCACTGCACCACCCAACAGGCCCCCTCCCCCAAGGTCTTCTGTGCCAAAACAGACCAAAGGTCAGGTCACAAAAGGTCAGGTTTTACAGGCCCCCAAGTCTGACACATCTTGGTTGAGACCGTCACTCCATCCTGTGAAACCGCCTGGCAAAAACACAGGGCCACCAGCCAGTTGCCCTCCACCACCTAAAGGTCCAGTGTCACGCCCCCCACCTCCAGGCCAGGGGTCACGACCCCCACCGCCATCTTCCAAACCTCCGGGTCAAGTGTCAAGACCTCCACCACCATCATCCAAGCCCCCAGTTCAAGGGTCACGACCTCCTCAGCCAGCTCCACCACCTCCAGGTCAAGGGTCACGACCTCCACAACCGGCTCCACCCCTACCAGCAGCGTCCTTGCCTCTAGCACCCAAACTCCCCTCCACTGTGATACCACCCAGCTCCAGGCCGCCCCCACCCAGGCAGGCTCCTCCCCCTAAACCAGCAGCAGACAAACCACAGGTACCAAATAAGCCAGGTGTGCCGTCCAGACCTGTCTACCTGAAGGCTACACCTGACGTAGCTGTCTCCCACCCAAAAAAGCTGGCCAACAGGTGGCCCCCGCCTTCTCAAGACGAATCAATGGCGTAA
- the LOC118412901 gene encoding disintegrin and metalloproteinase domain-containing protein 12-like isoform X3: MAAQKFLFSHKTLRFMLILAVSWTVKATDRDQLEWQSLQGRARQLGKLRHYQEVEAYRVGGRHRRDVNTLTQRGHVLQGVFKVKGFNMALTLDVRLNRNLFGKQYFEKYYLPDGTPVVERPSRQNHCHYHGTVRGEEGSTVALSTCNGLSGVVHLANQTFYIEPLQNSTEQHIMYRTTDINMPRRFCGQDSVPEPVEIDFATEKKRVENVRMRRQAMESRAETKYVELIMVADNMEYQKYESNRQAVLDRLQEAANIADSIYKTINMRVALMGIEVWTSGNPIDVTAVASETMYRFLDWRRDNLLPDNPDNDNAQLITGITFQGSTVGMAPLSSMCSSGRSGGVDEDHGIHAAAVASTMAHEMGHNLGMNHDTSDRGCACSASYQEGGCVMEPAAGSQPAAVFSSCSSTDLQNALLKGVGACLYNLPDPDQLYGGPVCGNGYLEEGEDCDCGTVDECTSPCCDPSTCTLHENATCAIGLCCEGCQLVSAGTLCRDDLGDCDLPEYCTGTSPHCPPNVFIQDGYDCLYEEGYCFNGACLTHEAQCKETWGEAGEVAEDVCYSLINTKGDVYGNCGKDENDQYIPCSEIDIKCGKLQCQGGTVYPIIGSNAATIESKIPWEGEMITCRGAYIDLGDDMPDPGLVLTGTKCGEGKICYNRQCQEMRIVDIGIKPCNCSGHGVCNEYNMCHCDQGYIPPTCNITLEDVCEVNPECQWCLDQYVPSSCPVVCNSNHHCHCDPGWAPPYCNITGHGGSVDSGPVQPTHIPLVVTSEAGQTLPASSPRLTYLHTMAGRQDSDDCAAGPVPLHLPCHWHQHLPLLVLQRQDQGQDSKLQGQEVQGTGDKRRPISS, from the exons CGTGGTCATGTGTTACAAGGTGTCTTCAAGGTCAAAGGGTTCAACATGGCGCTAACGTTAGATGTCAGATTAAACAG GAACCTGTTTGGGAAGCAGTACTTTGAGAAATATTACCTGCCTGATGGCACACCTGTGGTAGAACGGCCCAGTCGACAG AACCACTGCCATTACCACGGTACAGTGCGCGGGGAGGAAGGGTCGACGGTGGCGCTCAGCACGTGTAACGGGCTCAG TGGGGTGGTCCACCTGGCTAACCAGACGTTCTACATCGAACCCCTGCAGAACTCAACAGAACAACATATCATGTACAGAACCACAGATATCAACATGCCCAGGAGATTCTGTG GACAGGACAGTGTGCCCGAACCAGTAGAAATTGACTTTGCTACAGAGAAAAAAAGAGTAGAGAACGTAAGG ATGCGGAGGCAGGCGATGGAGTCCAGGGCAGAGACCAAGTATGTGGAGCTCATCATGGTTGCAGACAACATGGAG TACCAGAAGTATGAGAGTAACAGGCAGGCAGTGCTGGACAGACTACAGGAAGCTGCTAACATCGCTGACTCG ATCTACAAGACCATCAACATGCGGGTGGCACTGATGGGTATTGAGGTGTGGACCAGTGGGAACCCCATCGACGTCACCGCTGTCGCCTCTGAAACCATGTACAGGTTCCTGGACTGGCGCCGGGACAACCTTCTGCCGGACAACCCTGACAACGACAACGCACAGCTCATCAC AGGCATCACCTTCCAGGGCAGCACAGTGGGCATGGCCCCCCTCTCCAGCATGTGTTCCTCCGGCAGGTCCGGGGGTGTGGATGAg GACCATGGGATCCATGCGGCAGCTGTGGCGTCCACGATGGCACATGAGATGGGTCACAACCTGGGCATGAACCACGACACGAGCGACCGCGGCTGCGCTTGTAGCGCCAGCTACCAGGAGGGGGGCTGTGTGATGGAACCTGCAGCAGG GTCCCAGCCGGCAGCAGTGTTCTCCTCCTGTAGCTCTACAGACCTGCAGAACGCCCTGCTGAAGGGCGTGGGAGCGTGCTTGTACAACCTGCCCGACCCTGACCAGCTGTACGGCGGTCCCGTGTGCGGGAACGGCTACCTGGAGGAGGGAGAGGATTGCGACTGCGGGACCGTGGAT GAGTGTACTAGCCCATGCTGTGACCCTAGCACCTGTACCCTACATGAGAACGCCACCTGTGCCATTGGGCTGTGCTGCGAGGGCTGTCAGCTGGTGTCAGCAGGAACCCTCTGTAGGGACGACCTTGGAGATTGTGACCTTCCCGAGTACTGCACAGGAACCTCCCCACAT TGTCCTCCCAACGTGTTCATACAGGATGGGTATGACTGTTTGTATGAGGAG gGTTACTGTTTCAATGGAGCCTGCCTGACCCACGAGGCACAGTGCAAGGAGACATGGGGGGAAG CTGGAGAGGTAGCAGAGGATGTGTGCTACAGTCTCATCAACACCAAAGGAGACGTGTACGGCAACTGTGGGAAGGATGAGAACGACCAGTATATTCCATGTTCTGAAAT TGACATCAAGTGTGGAAAGCTGCAGTGCCAGGGTGGGACAGTGTACCCCATCATTGGTTCTAATGCTGCCACCATCGAGAGTAAGATCCCATGGGAGGGGGAGATGATCACGTGCAGAGGTGCGTACATCGATCTCGGAGATGACATGCCCGATCCCGGACTGGTCCTGACTGGGACAAAATGTGGGGAAGGCAAG ATCTGTTACAACCGGCAATGCCAGGAAATGAGGATTGTGGACATCGGCATTAAACCCTGCAACTGTAGTGGCCATGGG GTGTGTAACGAGTACAATATGTGCCACTGTGACCAGGGGTACATTCCCCCCACCTGTAACATCACTCTGGAGgat GTCTGTGAGGTGAACCCAGAGTGTCAGTGGTGTCTGGACCAATATGTGCCGTCCTCCTGCCCTGTT GTATGCAACAGTAACCACCACTGTCACTGCGACCCTGGCTGGGCCCCGCCCTACTGTAACATCACCGGCCATGGCGGCAGTGTGGACAGCGGCCCAGTACAGCCTACTCACA TCCCGCTCGTCGTCACATCGGAAGCGGGACAAACCTTACCAGCTTCCTCGCCTCGCCTGACCTATCTGCACACGATGGCTGG GAGACAAGACTCTGACGATTGTGCTGCTGGTCCTGTTCCTCTTCATCTTCCCTGCCACTGGCATCAGCATCTTCCTCTGCTGGTTCTTCAGAGACAAGATCAGGGCCAAGATTCAAAACTACAAGGGCAAGAAGTACAA GGAACCGGGGACAAGAGAAGGCCCATCTCGTCCTAG
- the LOC118412901 gene encoding disintegrin and metalloproteinase domain-containing protein 12-like isoform X4, with protein MAAQKFLFSHKTLRFMLILAVSWTVKATDRDQLEWQSLQGRARQLGKLRHYQEVEAYRVGGRHRRDVNTLTQRGHVLQGVFKVKGFNMALTLDVRLNRNLFGKQYFEKYYLPDGTPVVERPSRQNHCHYHGTVRGEEGSTVALSTCNGLSGVVHLANQTFYIEPLQNSTEQHIMYRTTDINMPRRFCGQDSVPEPVEIDFATEKKRVENVRMRRQAMESRAETKYVELIMVADNMEYQKYESNRQAVLDRLQEAANIADSIYKTINMRVALMGIEVWTSGNPIDVTAVASETMYRFLDWRRDNLLPDNPDNDNAQLITGITFQGSTVGMAPLSSMCSSGRSGGVDEDHGIHAAAVASTMAHEMGHNLGMNHDTSDRGCACSASYQEGGCVMEPAAGSQPAAVFSSCSSTDLQNALLKGVGACLYNLPDPDQLYGGPVCGNGYLEEGEDCDCGTVDECTSPCCDPSTCTLHENATCAIGLCCEGCQLVSAGTLCRDDLGDCDLPEYCTGTSPHCPPNVFIQDGYDCLYEEGYCFNGACLTHEAQCKETWGEAGEVAEDVCYSLINTKGDVYGNCGKDENDQYIPCSEIDIKCGKLQCQGGTVYPIIGSNAATIESKIPWEGEMITCRGAYIDLGDDMPDPGLVLTGTKCGEGKICYNRQCQEMRIVDIGIKPCNCSGHGVCNEYNMCHCDQGYIPPTCNITLEDVCEVNPECQWCLDQYVPSSCPVVCNSNHHCHCDPGWAPPYCNITGHGGSVDSGPVQPTHIPLVVTSEAGQTLPASSPRLTYLHTMAGSVHLTYSHWVSESVSSCYLPC; from the exons CGTGGTCATGTGTTACAAGGTGTCTTCAAGGTCAAAGGGTTCAACATGGCGCTAACGTTAGATGTCAGATTAAACAG GAACCTGTTTGGGAAGCAGTACTTTGAGAAATATTACCTGCCTGATGGCACACCTGTGGTAGAACGGCCCAGTCGACAG AACCACTGCCATTACCACGGTACAGTGCGCGGGGAGGAAGGGTCGACGGTGGCGCTCAGCACGTGTAACGGGCTCAG TGGGGTGGTCCACCTGGCTAACCAGACGTTCTACATCGAACCCCTGCAGAACTCAACAGAACAACATATCATGTACAGAACCACAGATATCAACATGCCCAGGAGATTCTGTG GACAGGACAGTGTGCCCGAACCAGTAGAAATTGACTTTGCTACAGAGAAAAAAAGAGTAGAGAACGTAAGG ATGCGGAGGCAGGCGATGGAGTCCAGGGCAGAGACCAAGTATGTGGAGCTCATCATGGTTGCAGACAACATGGAG TACCAGAAGTATGAGAGTAACAGGCAGGCAGTGCTGGACAGACTACAGGAAGCTGCTAACATCGCTGACTCG ATCTACAAGACCATCAACATGCGGGTGGCACTGATGGGTATTGAGGTGTGGACCAGTGGGAACCCCATCGACGTCACCGCTGTCGCCTCTGAAACCATGTACAGGTTCCTGGACTGGCGCCGGGACAACCTTCTGCCGGACAACCCTGACAACGACAACGCACAGCTCATCAC AGGCATCACCTTCCAGGGCAGCACAGTGGGCATGGCCCCCCTCTCCAGCATGTGTTCCTCCGGCAGGTCCGGGGGTGTGGATGAg GACCATGGGATCCATGCGGCAGCTGTGGCGTCCACGATGGCACATGAGATGGGTCACAACCTGGGCATGAACCACGACACGAGCGACCGCGGCTGCGCTTGTAGCGCCAGCTACCAGGAGGGGGGCTGTGTGATGGAACCTGCAGCAGG GTCCCAGCCGGCAGCAGTGTTCTCCTCCTGTAGCTCTACAGACCTGCAGAACGCCCTGCTGAAGGGCGTGGGAGCGTGCTTGTACAACCTGCCCGACCCTGACCAGCTGTACGGCGGTCCCGTGTGCGGGAACGGCTACCTGGAGGAGGGAGAGGATTGCGACTGCGGGACCGTGGAT GAGTGTACTAGCCCATGCTGTGACCCTAGCACCTGTACCCTACATGAGAACGCCACCTGTGCCATTGGGCTGTGCTGCGAGGGCTGTCAGCTGGTGTCAGCAGGAACCCTCTGTAGGGACGACCTTGGAGATTGTGACCTTCCCGAGTACTGCACAGGAACCTCCCCACAT TGTCCTCCCAACGTGTTCATACAGGATGGGTATGACTGTTTGTATGAGGAG gGTTACTGTTTCAATGGAGCCTGCCTGACCCACGAGGCACAGTGCAAGGAGACATGGGGGGAAG CTGGAGAGGTAGCAGAGGATGTGTGCTACAGTCTCATCAACACCAAAGGAGACGTGTACGGCAACTGTGGGAAGGATGAGAACGACCAGTATATTCCATGTTCTGAAAT TGACATCAAGTGTGGAAAGCTGCAGTGCCAGGGTGGGACAGTGTACCCCATCATTGGTTCTAATGCTGCCACCATCGAGAGTAAGATCCCATGGGAGGGGGAGATGATCACGTGCAGAGGTGCGTACATCGATCTCGGAGATGACATGCCCGATCCCGGACTGGTCCTGACTGGGACAAAATGTGGGGAAGGCAAG ATCTGTTACAACCGGCAATGCCAGGAAATGAGGATTGTGGACATCGGCATTAAACCCTGCAACTGTAGTGGCCATGGG GTGTGTAACGAGTACAATATGTGCCACTGTGACCAGGGGTACATTCCCCCCACCTGTAACATCACTCTGGAGgat GTCTGTGAGGTGAACCCAGAGTGTCAGTGGTGTCTGGACCAATATGTGCCGTCCTCCTGCCCTGTT GTATGCAACAGTAACCACCACTGTCACTGCGACCCTGGCTGGGCCCCGCCCTACTGTAACATCACCGGCCATGGCGGCAGTGTGGACAGCGGCCCAGTACAGCCTACTCACA TCCCGCTCGTCGTCACATCGGAAGCGGGACAAACCTTACCAGCTTCCTCGCCTCGCCTGACCTATCTGCACACGATGGCTGGGTCCGTACATCTGACGTATTCCCATTGGGTGTCAGAGAGTGTCAGTAGTTGTTACCTGCCATGTTAG